The Populus alba chromosome 6, ASM523922v2, whole genome shotgun sequence genomic interval TACTACATTTTGAAGCATGGAGGGTTCTGACTGAGTCAGAACTTTATTTTCTCCCTCTGATCCCAAAGCCTTCAGTCCTGACTGAATATCCGCCAATATGGTGTCTTGATTGCCATTAACAATTTTATTCCAATGTCGGAATTTTTTGGCCAAGTAACTGATTTTCCTGCTCAAGCTGAAGTGCCCTGGGAATAATTCACAAGCTTCCTTCCAAAAATCTTCCAGGTCCTACATAAAACTAAGGTGAGATTTCCAGTAGTTGAAGAATTGGGATGGCTTCCATCCCCAATCCTGTGTACACTCTCCCAAAATCATCTGACAATGGTCTGATAATCCTCTAGGAAAGTGAGTCAAAGTCATATTCGGGAAGTGCAAGTGACAAAGAGCGGAGGCTCTATCAATACGGCCCCATCGATTTATTGAATGAGGAGAGTGAATGAAAATGAGGTTTCTTCCCTTtctattttcctaaaaactTCAACATAGGATGTAGAGCTTTGAGAGGGCAGGTGTGAATCCCACatcaactttatttattttcataatttttgaaaatgactttatttttttttttaaaagggtagATTATTCTAATGGTATATtgagtgtttttcatttattcttTTGGATTAGGAAATTAACGTTTGAAACTAAATCTGCTAATTAAAAGTGCGTTGAAACATATTATATAGCAATGATGCCAGATTATAAATGCTCGTGAATGAAGTGGTAGTTGATCTCGACGTGTTTAGTGCGCTCATGAAACACAAGATTAGTAGCAATGTGTAAAGCAGATTGATTATCGCAGTCCAAAAACATTGGTTGAGAATAAGGCACAAAAAGATTAGCAAGTAGACTATGTAACCATATCAGCTCACTAGTGGTGGTAGCCATAGAGTGATATTCCGATTCAACAGGGGAACGTGACACTATGGGTTGTTTCTTGTACTTCCACGATATATGAGAATCACCAAGGAAAATGTAATAACCAGTAACCAATCTTTTAGTCATGGGACAACTTGCCCAGTCGGCATCACAGTAAGCTTTGATTTGAAAATCACTGTTTGATGGAAAGAAAAGACCTCGACAAGGAGAACTCTTCAAATAACAAAGAACATAATAGGCAACATCAAGATGTGGATGCTAAGGCTTTTTATTGCGATGTTGTGattgcacaaattaattaccctagcttcaaacataacacacaagatagtatagagtaagcaaggggtcgatcccacgaggaaggttcaagtcagatttttatgctagatgatatgcaatgatatgcaatttggacgttatctaggctaaagcaaaagaaaacaaaaaactatgaaacgaaatttaataaaatcagaaaattatcaagagaactaaccttggtcgcaagcacacattcacctatagaaatcagaactgatcatggaaacgaaacatcaatttatattttgaatatttatctcttcttaacattggttagttaacggatccgctgtataactaaccctaatcATTAAACAACCACAGTGTTCGCACtggtaatttaattcaatggaaGCTTTATgaactagataagtttattaatcaagaatACATAACTGTCTGCAgtctatatttgatttgattgaatgttctccctaataTTAATAACGAAGATCCgtcacaattattaaactcagttgcttcacaagtttatataccacaactccggttttgatatcaaacttagcaatagattgtccacaataaaaacttagaatccgctctagcaattaaaataaacaatcataggaaaaataagcatacgagaacaaacatattcattatataaactgaaaagaaaaggtaaaataaattcaCAGTTCTTAAAATCCGAAGATTTTCGTGTctttgcaaccaagaaaacgagtttagccttgcatgtttgttgaataactaatcaaaaagatagaggaatgcatgatttcgggtttcttagagtagggggcgtttttctcctctttgctGGCTGccctccttctcttctctcattctttttatatgctaggaaaccttaatctctattttacaaaatagtccttccttaagtagacagtttacatttaagtagttcaataactattttcctaaaaaaggagaaatagctttgcatgaaatattcaagctttgacttagaggagctaaattgctgaaataaaaacttggatatcggtttagatgctttgaAACGTAATTTAGACTCGTTTCTTAATGAAACCTGTTTGTTGGCAGAATTTAGTTGtcaactttaaaaaatcatatcttcctcatatgacatcatttTGTGCTAAAATTTGGAGAGTTTATAGTTCTTTTAGTCAGGactccaaaaaaattgattttgcatCAATTAGACttctatagctccagatattcaagttggaatGACCGAAGGTTAACATtagcagattgcgagatttgactttgaaagctgtgatttccatgctcttccttagtttattgtcttgccttagatgtccagaaaggtatagatgttagctttttaatgccactagaatcacttcatttcgacctttagagctcacgctctgcacaaaacattgattgaaggtcaaatatgccaattacctccaatttactctttttttcatctttcatccaaaagtgcctttaagacataaaacaaagaatatcaagggattttatatataaaacatatacaaaacactagttaaatgtggatgaaactatcgaataatatggttgcatcacttTTGCATGAATTAACTGAGAAGTTGCACTGCATAAGTGATATCTGGTTGAGAAATTGTGAGATAAATAAGACGTCCAATGAAGCGACGATATTGACTCAAATCTTGTAAAGGTTCTCCACAATATGAAGATAGTCAATGCTATTGAGGAATGGGAAAAACAGTTGGCTTATTGCCAGCCATACcagtttattttaataaatcgAGAGTATATTTATGTTGGTAGAGAGATATTCCTTGAGAAGAACGAGCCAACTCTAAGCCAATAAAATACTTAAGTGTGTCGAGGTCTTTGATGGAGAAACATGTACTGAGATAATGCTTGAGTTTCTAAATctgtaaaaaatcatttctagCGATAACCATGTCATCTACATAGACAAGGAGAGCAAGGAAAGATGTATCTTTAATCAGATTAAAAAGTGAATGATCATCGGAGGATTGTGTGAATCTAAATTTTCTTAAGGACAATGAGAACTTTTTGAATCATTGACGAGGTGCCTGCTTTAGTCCATATAATGATTTATGGAGCCTGCATACCTGATTGCCACCTGATGGTAGATAGCTTGGAGGAGGAACATATAGACTTCTTCATGTAATTCCCCATGAAGGAATGCATTGTTTACATTTAGTTGATGTAATTCCCAATTCTTAGTAGCAACAACAACCAACAAGCATCTGACAGTGGTCAATTTTGTAACTGGTGCAAATGTTTCAGTATAATCCAATCCTTCAATCTGTGTATATCCTTGAGCTATTAAACGAGCTTTATAGCATTAAATGGAACCATTTGACTTGTATTTCAGTTTGTATATCCAACGAGAACCAATTGGTTTCTTCTCTAAAGGTAATGATACTAGACTCCAAGTTTGATTATGCTCTAGAGTTGAAATTTCTTGTGTCATCGCTTCACACCATTGCTAGTCTATTACAGCTTGGGAAAAATTTTTAGGTTCActcacaacataaatattagcCAGGAACACTTAATGAGATGGAGCAAAACGAGCATATGACAAATGACATGCTATGAGATAAAGACTACCTGAAAAAACTGTATTAGATATGGGCTGTGATGAACTTTCTATTCCAGGAAGTTGCCACACATAATCATCAAGATGAGAAGGAACTCCTCGAGGTTTTTGAGATCGTGAAGTGTTCAAGGGAACCACCTGATGATCATAATTAATGATAGTGGGCAGGGCAGCTTCAGGATCCAGATTATCTGGAGAAGTTTGAATTTGTGGACTATGATCCGACAACATGGTGTCTAACATCTCAAAGGAATTAAAAATAGGCAGAGGGACAACTACATTTGATTCCTTTAGAGGATTATGAGACTGAAAAGGAAATTTGTTTTCATAGAAAATGACATTGTGGGAGTAAAAATTTTGTGTGATTCCATGTCACATACTTTGTATCTCTTTTTCCTCATAGGATAACCGATGAAAATACAAGTCTTAGATCGGGGAGAGAATTTATCATTAGTTCGATTTAATCATGCACAAAACATAAACAACCAAAAACATGCAGATGTGAGTAAGATGGAGGTTTTGAAAACAATATCTGATAAGGACTTTTGCCAGACAATTTAAGAGTGAGAGAATAATTTATCAAGTAAGATGCGGTCAGGACACATTCACCCTAAAAATTGATTGGTAAATTGGCTTGTAATCAGAGAGCACGAGCAACCTCTAATGGTGACAATGCTTTCGCTCTATTCTTCCATTTTGTTGCGGAGTATCATCACAAGATGTTTGGTGTGAAATACCATTTTGAGAGAAGAATTTGAACATATGACCAACAATAAATTTCAGATTGTTATCACTTCTAACTATTTTGATACTCTAATTAAATTGAGTATTAACTATaacatgaaattgaataaagtaTTTTTGTGCTTCTGACTTGTGTTTGAGAAGATAAACCCAGGTGCATCTAGAACAATCATCTATAAtggtaagaaaataatgagcACCTGACGTAGATGGTGTTTTATATGGTCCCCAAATGTCGCAATGGACCATATCAAAGGGAAAATCAGATTTATTATTGcttaagtgaaaaacattttgagtTTGTTTAGCTCGATGACACACATGACAACaattgtttgaattttaaaagacacactagataattttggaattagagataatcaatcaaataagaTATGTCCTAACCACTCATGCCACAAGTTGGAAGAAAAAGGAAGCGATGTTGTTGTGGTAAAAGGTAAATGCAGCCTATGGAAGTAGTATAAGCCATCATGTAATTCACCACTTCCAATCAGATTCTTCGATTTGAGGTCCTGTGAGACATAAAAAGATGGAAACAATGTGATTGAATATTGAAGTGCTCTTGTCAACTTGCTTATTGAAAGAATATTACATTTGAAAGATGGTATATAAAGAACATGATTTAAAGTCATGTTTGACATGACAGTTGGATCTGACCAAGAGAATGCACAGGAACAGATGTTCCATTTGGTAGTTTAATAGACAAATAATGAGAAGGTGTTTTTGTATCAGAGACAACAGGTGCATCACATATGAGATGTTCAGAGGCACCATTATCTAGAATCCAATCTATAGTATTAGATGAATGAGTGACCTTACTAGCAAAGTTTGCTATATTCTGATTAGTAGAGGGCAGTAAGGACATGAGCTGTTCATACTTTTCTTGAGTGAGATTAAAACCTTTACCCATAGGCTAACTTGACCTTACAATATTGTTGGATGAAACATGTTCTAGTTCCCTTtggaagtttttgttttgtctcgTAAAATTTGAAGTCTTTGCTCTGCTTTGCCAACCTGAAGGATATTCAACAAGCTTAAAACATTTATCTTTGCAATGCCCAGGTTTATCACAATATAAACATATGAATTTGCTTGTCTCTCCTATTTGCTGTTCTCTTGTAAATTCCCTCTCTGGAAATCTAAAAGGTTTGACAGTAAATGTTGTTGCATCTATCGGCTAATCACGACCAATTGAAGCAATGGCTAGTTGATTCTCTTCTTAGGTTACAAAAGCATAAGCCTTGTTAATTCAAGGAAAGGGTTCCATGTGTAGTATTTGGGACCGAATGATTCCATATTAATCATTCAGTCCCATGTGAAACTGAtgaaatttttctattttcctcTCTGCCTAGATTTCTTTCCGGCACCATATAAGCATGAAGGGATAGTAAAGTAGGCTGACAACTCATCCCAAAGACCTTTTAGTTTGGTGTAGTAAACTGCTATAGTAATTAAGATCCTTTTGTTGTGTTAGACaaatctctctttttaattCATGAATACGTGGAACATTTGCTTGAGAGAAACGTTCCTGCAATTCTCCCCACATTTCATATACTGAATCAACATAGGCAACACTATCATGCAATTCTGAAGCTAAGACATTAAAAATCCAAGAGATTACCAATGAGTTGCATTTTTCCTAGGCCTGAATTTCTTTGTTATCCTCATCTGGTTTGAGTAAAGAGCATCAACAAAgctcaatttgtttttggctTGTAGAGCATTCATCATAGCACGCCTCCATGTTGGATAATTGTTCCCTTTCAGAAGACAAGAAACAATAACTGCTCCTAGATTATCagaagaattcaaaaaataaggTGATGATGAGTCGTGTTCATACATTGATTTTGATGTTGAACTTTTGAATGTGCTAGAGGGAATTTCTTCACTCATGATGATTGAGTGTTTTAGAAAACAAGGATCAATATTCGCTCTAAtaccatataaaaaacatgaagcagaaattaaaaataacaaaatactgAATTCTCATATGTTAGTCTATTGCTAGCGGAAGACTATATACAACAGGAAGGCCTATAATTAAGGAGAAGAATCAGCAACATCAGCTGACTCTTTTCAGAGCACGATTACTGCCTAATTTCTAGAGATTTACAGGTATTGATATGacaacataatatttaaattaatatatatgcaaGATAAACACTATCTTTAAGATCAACcatatcttcacaatttcaagATTAACCATATCTTGAAGATGTTCAATAAAACCGACAAAACACAAACATGTCCTTAATTCATCTGAGCgtattttttgtttaggatGTCCTTATTGGCTGTCTTTCATATCTACATGGCGAAACCACTCTTTCAGTCTCATATCACTGCTCTTACCAACACCTCCCGCTTTTCCCATGTGAGCCTCTTTCACTCCACCCTTCTGTCCCTTGTTTtactttgatttaaaaaatattgctccttaacttaataattaaaaacctgaaaaaaagaaagaaaaatccaccGATACATGAAGTTGAACGTAGGGTATCAAGTATCAGGTTAGGTAAAGGTTCATGACTCCATGTCCCAAGGGTTTGTCAAAGTACAAAAAGACACATTCCTATTGTCTGATTTGCTATAATATAAGCTTTAGCAAAGAAATTAATGTTCATAGATTGGAATCTCATTTTCTATTATGACTACTTGACTGTATCCATTTATATAATACATAAACAGTACGTAGTTTCTTGGTTTGTGCTGTGTCTGTCATTAACGGACAGCACTCAGTGCAATCATAGCCGACCTGCAAGATCTTGATCCCACAATCATGATCACAATTATCGTTTTTATCACTATGTTAATGAGCGCTTATCcgattttaattgattaaactGCGGTGCCTGTTTGAGAGCATGTAGTGTAGTGGGTGATTAATCTGCTTTTCATGTAGTTTTTTGAATTCCATTTCCCATGTGCATGTCTCAGCTAGCTATTCGAAATTCGGAAGAAAAGAGAGATTCCCCATGGGATGTGATTGGAGGCAAGCGACTTGAAACCTCGGTGGCATACATACAAGAAAAACGGGGTCCCAACTAGGACATCATGGACGATAACACTTGTCTGTTCTTTTCGATTTCCAACATAATTGTTTGAGTATGGTTTGCCAAAGAGTTGATGGATGACGTAATTTATTAAGTTCATACCATTATATTTTAAGTTGCCCAGTTCTCATATCTTTTCTCTAGTGTAATCACTCCTAGCTAGCCATCATACGATCTTGAAAGCAGGAATCCTGGGCACCCTTTCCGTCCTTGACTTGAGATATGATGGTGGTGGATAAACACACACCTTAACAACACACATCATATAATAAATACTTCCAAAGGTACGAAAAATTCTAATTAGTTATGAACACTAAGAATTCATAACTCATATTCTACCCGTTCCACTGTTTCGATCTAGAGATATATATCTTAAGATATTTGaccattttctaaataaaacacatgaagaaaatattttaattttatcccggatcatttgttttataattacaaCTCAATTCTAAAACATAATGACTTCAACATATCCGAAGATAGGGATAGTTTTAAGAACTTGCACAAAATTTGAAATATCATGTTAAGAGCTAAGAAGTGAGAGGGagaattagaagaagaagaatatctttctgttattttttattattcttataaaCTGAATTTCCTTTCATTCTCAActgtttattattctttttctttttgtttctttgttttttgtatctTCTCACTGTAATTTGTGAAGAGAGAGgagaccaagaaaaaaaacaaaaaaaaaaaccttgtaagCACACcaaaattttgataataatacaATCGGTGTCACTTAAAAGATTTTGATGAGACGAATCTAACAACATTAAAATAGATCAGCAACAATGACCGGAGTGTGACGTTATATGAGTCATCTAAAAACAAACGAGCCCCAAGATATTTAGACAGCTCATGTGGTCCTCTCCAGTCATCATTTGTGATCgatctttatttttagtatCGTTGGATTTGTATAGTCGATATTTTTTCAAGGTATTGGTGATGTTATTATTAGAGTTTTAGTGTGTCtctgagaattttttttctttctttgtttccttgttttcttgctctcttttttttctctttttttttttttatttatttgtgtcattttatttttagaattgaagAGAGTTGCAGAGAATATTTGTAATTTGTGATCTGTAACTctttaaattgtattattttttaaaatattttttatattatgttattttatttgtatttttttaagtgttgaagtaaaaaaaaaaaaaactagatttaatGTCACAATGTAGTCTGCGATGTTGTTGAATTGGTTTACATATGGATTCCGTGTAGCGGGACTCCTTCTCATCCAGTACGGCTGTTCAGTGAACCATAACAGGATATTTTTGTCATTAAACTTAGCAGACCGtctattatcatattaattgcACATTGATGAGTCTAGTCAAGATGGTTTGTCTTGTTGATTAATCTAATACTAATATCAGCAGCAAGATTAATTAGTGTGCCCTAATCTCAACATCTACTCCTTTGACTAATAGAAGTTGATATTGGACCTACATTGAATAGCTAGGTAAATTACGTGCGTTCAAAagacattaagaaaaaaaaaaaactaagcgtATAAAATACTGGAATTTCAGGTTTCATTAGAGTACATAAATTAGTGAAAAAATGAAGGAATTTTTTCCATGGACCGACAAGGGAGTATAATGCTGCCATTAATGGAGGCGACAACTCTTGGATCCTACACTGATCTTTGCAGCTtcctgtctctctctctctgtctccccctctctctcacacacacaaacattctAACAAACTTGCCTATCTCCTTTTCACTCTAACATATGTGCAGGAACAGTGAACCATTGCACTACATATAATGTAAGACTGTCCTCCTTCTACTTCATCGTGTCTGCTCTTCACATTTCTCCTTGACCCAAATAGCCCACAAATCCTCCCCACCCCCATTATAAGCCATCATCTCTTGTTCTTAGTCACACCAAGCCCCATCTCTTCTTCTCGACCCTTTATTGCCAATTAATAGTATTTGGCTAATTATTCACTCTCCCTCTAGCTAGGGCCATGGATTTCCAACCAAATACTTCTCTACATCTAAGCCTACCAAGCAATCAACTAAACCTAGAACTTGTCCTTGAgccatcttcttcatcatcacgTCATGGTCCAGCAGAACCTCGAATTTTCTCATGCAACTATTGCCAAAGAAAGTTTTATAGCTCACAAGCTCTTGGTGGTCACCAAAATGCTCACAAGCTTGAGAGAACCTTGGCCAAGAAGAGCAGAGAGATGAGTTCATCCGTACGGGCACACGGAGGATCGAACCCACGGTCAGAATCATCATATAGCATGCGTGGCTCAACCTATCCTCGAGACCATCAGCCAGCCCTAGCAGGGTTCGAGCACCGTGGACATCCTGGTAGGATTGTTGGTGGCTTGAGCTATGGCAGGACAGAGATGAATTACGGTTCTAGAGAAGGTATTGGGGGTTCTTGGTCCATGGTATATAGAGCCGAAAATGTTCAAGTAGAAGAGTTGAACCAGCTTGACTTGTCTTTAAGGCTTTGAAATCTTGTGGTACTTAACTTCATTTTTTGAAGTTCTCTTTTACATACAGTTTGAAAATCCAGATTTGGGTAGAAATGATTTATATTCCTCAACTTCACCCAAATCTCATGTTGAGAAAGAATTCCTACCAaagaattgaattcaaaatatttaaaattgtgtCATGGAACTCCTTTTGGTCCAACAAACACTACCATGTTGCCGTCTACCAACAGAAACAGCATCAATGTTCCAAAAATTCAAACTTGATTTTGAGATCCTTTCAATAACAAGATGAAGAGCCTCTCCCACATCAAGTTGGGGGAAATAATTCTGCTATTATCATAAGGGTCTCTAAAGACTACATCTATAGTCTCGTAATGAGGCAAATCAGTGTCAACATGAATTTAAGAGCATATTTCACATAAATTTTGTGTGTTTCTAGATTGTGAGCTCGGAAAAAACACTAGCTTTTAGAATAACAAGAGGGGGGTAATGAGGCAAATCAGAGTCAAAATGAACATGGTCAGATGGACCACTctgtaagatatttttttatccttctacGAGCAAATCTCACATAAATTTTGTGTCTTTCTAGCTTTGTAATCCTGCTGATTTTGAGATAGGAAGAAACACTGGCTTTTAGCATAACATGCAGGAAGCAAGTCTTCTAATTCTATTTTGAAAGGATAATatggtaaaataataataaaacattgtcCATTGGTAATTTTCGGATGTCATAGTTTAGTAGAATTATATTCCTTAGAATttacaatcaaaagaattatttcatgaaatcaaatcaattcaaatctattacttaaaaatcaatttaattctaTAAAGAATTGAGTGCAAACTCACAGTGGTACATTCTTACGGAAAAAGAAGCAGCTTCTTTAAGCTTGCAATCTTAAGcaaattatagttgtttttaagtattttttatttagaaatataattttttttatattttaaaattatttttaaaatcaacacatcaaaataatttaaaaacataataacaaatattaatttgaagaaaataaaaaataaaaataaaataaaaattattttaaaaatacttttaaaatacaaaaataaacaaaatattctttatttatttttaatcccgAAAACTTATTTGACCTACGCCtagtatcataaataaaattctcaacatatattttttaagtttcaagCATTATATTCAATGGTGTACACCAACATAAATGCGGAGTCTCTCACTCTCCACACATACGCAAACTTTTCAATCCATTTACTTACAAATAATTCTTTACAAGtacaattttttatacaaaGTTGACACCACATATTTAGCAGTGCTACATGAATCACGTTCAAtgtaaatcatatttaattttttttaatgtggattGTGTATAGTATAATCcacaataaaacaattaatgagCCATTcaatgataagaaaataaacatatatttagGAGTTGGATCGTATTTtcacatatttattttacaatataatTACTCCCATCCCCTTGAAAGAAACAACACGGCTAATGTCGGAGggatatttttggattttcatattttttctataatgtAATTATTCCATAACCTctaggttaaatttttttttcttaaggtcAATGGATACTTTCAGCTTTTTAACATCAGTTTCTTGCAATTATCCTATTAGGTCAAAGGGTATTCTGgtttttctataattaaaaaaatgattggcGCATGAAAAGTGGAAGGCATCTATGCCCTTTGTGTAGCACCTCCTGGTGGCCGTTGGTAGCCTTTTGAGGCGGTGTCTGAAGCAGCGCATCACCTTCTACATGGTGGGGCAGTGTGTGTCAGCATCCATGGCATGGAGGAGCTTTGACAACAATTTTTCTCCTccccctcttttctctctctttcaccTTAAAAGGTGTGTTGGCCTTGCAAAATTACAAAGTGGTCCTCAATCTTTTAATTGTATcgaatttgatttatttctttttcagtttcattcactaacatttgatttttttatttttttaatcaaatttgatttttattcttttgattcctatttattttgcttttaatcttgttcttattggattttatttttcaatttaatccctcatcattttaatttaattcttttttttgttgaatttaatcctcattcttATGATTGcaattcatgttattttgaGTTATCTTCTTGATTAATTGTTTTGTGGCAATTTCATATctcattgtttaatttcattgaattttcatatcatatctagtgcttaattttttttctcatgcatTTAAAACCCAGCCCGGGAGTCGACTCTTGTCATGTCTTGGGTCAAGTGTTGGGTCGAATAACCAAAGTTGGCTCTCTTTTTAGATAAATTATTGTTCTAATCTATCCTTAATCTTAGAATGTGATCTTGCTATAAACGgtcatattctttattttacaGCTTTGatatatcttttattaaaaactttacTAAATCTAGGATGGTTAGATAAAACAATATCTTTTGTTTCCAACTCTTAAAATTCAAACCGCTAAACTTTTCAAGTTAGCTAACACAATTAATGAATTTTAGCCTTAAGATAGTTAGATTTAACATGTGAATTATTTAGTGTAACTTTATATGATCAAGCTATTTTGCATACATAAATTACTAATTATCAATAAGAATAGTTACTTTAAGAATTATTATAcacataaatgaataaattacatacaattaatttaaatttgcaggcaacatgtaaaaatataagattaatatttacaaaaattataggAATAATGTAAGAATGAAATAACTGAAATAGTACTAAAACTTAGGATAAAAAGTAGGGAATACTTTACTTGTTGAACTTTCAAAGATaataaaaggaataagaaaATCAGGTTATTGTTAAGGATTTGAACTAAGTGACGGataatcaaaatccaaaacaaatgaaacttgaaaaaacacaaaaattctttatcaaaacatatcaaaacccaaaaaaaaaaaaaaaaaagcacaaagaATATTGAAGAACATTCAAAGTGAATCCAATAACGTGACTCTCAAACCAAACTATATTTCATGTAATGAAAGAAGGTTGTAAATCATACAAGGACCAACCAATGAAAGGTTCATTCACTTTGATTATCATTAAATCTTCTCAATTTAGGCATAAGAGGTTTTTGTCCGAAACCAAAaccttaatattaaaatgttgaAACATATGTTATAAATGTAAAATAACTCTAGATTATTGGCCAACAATGTCATGCGAAGATGTAGATGcaaagaaaggaaacaaaacaagtcaAAATCATATAGCTAAAGCAATGTTCTGGGGAAGAACATGATGAACTTGAAGAACAAATGAAAAGCATTCAACTAAAACCTGAAAATATAGATCCTGAATTAGACTA includes:
- the LOC118032479 gene encoding zinc finger protein 7 codes for the protein MDFQPNTSLHLSLPSNQLNLELVLEPSSSSSRHGPAEPRIFSCNYCQRKFYSSQALGGHQNAHKLERTLAKKSREMSSSVRAHGGSNPRSESSYSMRGSTYPRDHQPALAGFEHRGHPGRIVGGLSYGRTEMNYGSREGIGGSWSMVYRAENVQVEELNQLDLSLRL